From a single Oreochromis niloticus isolate F11D_XX linkage group LG4, O_niloticus_UMD_NMBU, whole genome shotgun sequence genomic region:
- the angptl6 gene encoding angiopoietin-related protein 6, which produces MEKALTVVLPLFLTLCVNMPEVGGQKEGAQVDNKGSSRSSETKTGRCSYTFIVPQQKLTGALCLNTQPAPTNHSEVSALWAELKRQQELLEKLRSQLEQEGALAIEVRALRKESSSMNSRITQLYAQLLHEVINKKDQALEQHRVENLLLNATAQALQVSSDYRELEKKYGALTSMMSSHHQFIARLEKKCQCRDSAQPSQVVTEPPKSQSNVHLNYSSETNQMTNDVQRDQSALPLEQAQTGGGPFHPPTTTSSPTEPSFFSFPVTKTPGPWRDCQHVLESGETTSGIYLLRPQSSNRLLQAWCEQSQAQGGWTVIQRRQDGSINFFRDWEQYKQGFGNLDGEYWLGLENLYWLTKQAQYKLRVALEDWRGRQVFAEYDSFYVEPESDWYRLRLGLYHGNAGDSLSWHSNKAFTTLDRDKDSYGGNCAHYQKGGWWYHMCAHSNLNGVWYRGGHYRSRYQDGVYWAEFHGGSYSLKRVSMMIKPK; this is translated from the exons ATGGAGAAGGCACTGACAGTAGTTCTGCCTCTTTTTCTTACACTTTGTGTGAACATGCCAGAAGTTGGTGGACAGAAGGAGGGAGCCCAGGTTGACAACAAAGGTTCATCACGTtcttcagaaacaaaaacaggccGGTGCTCTTACACCTTCATAGTGCCTCAGCAGAAATTGACAGGGGCGCTGTGTCTGAACACGCAGCCTGCTCCTACCAACCATTCAGAAGTGTCAGCCTTATGGGCAGAGCTCAAACGACAGCAGGAACTACTAGAGAAGCTAAGAAGCCAACTGGAGCAGGAAGGGGCCCTTGCCATTGAAGTAAGGGCCTTGCGCAAAGAGAGCAGCAGTATGAATTCTCGCATCACCCAGCTCTATGCTCAGCTGTTACATGAAGTTATAAACAAGAAAGATCAGGCCTTGGAGCAGCACAGGGTGGAGAACCTTTTGCTAAATGCGACAGCACAG GCACTGCAGGTGTCCAGTGATTACAGGGAGCTGGAGAAGAAATATGGAGCCCTCACCTCTATGATGAGTTCCCACCACCAGTTTATTGCCCGTTTGGAGAAGAAATGCCAGTGCAGGGACTCTGCCCAGCCCTCTCAG GTCGTGACTGAACCACCCAAAAGCCAGTCAAATGTGCATCTGAATTACAGTTCTGAAACCAACCAAATGACCAATGATGTTCAACGGGACCAAAGTGCTCTTCCATTAGAGCAAGCTCAAACAGGGGGAGGTCCTTTCCATCCCCCCACTACCACCAGCAGTCCTACAGAGCCTTCCTTCTTTAGCTTCCCTGTCACGAAAACTCCAG GGCCATGGCGGGACTGTCAGCATGTGTTGGAATCAGGTGAAACTACCAGTGGGATCTATTTGCTCCGGCCGCAGAGTTCCAACCGACTCCTGCAGGCCTGGTGTGAGCAGAGTCAAGCTCAGGGAGGGTGGACGGTCATCCAGAGGAGACAAGATGGGTCAATCAACTTCTTCAGAGACTGGGAACAGTATAAG caaGGCTTTGGGAACCTAGATGGAGAGTACTGGCTTGGTCTGGAAAACCTGTACTGGTTGACCAAACAGGCTCAGTATAAGTTGCGGGTGGCCCTGGAAGATTGGCGTGGCCGGCAGGTGTTTGCTGAGTATGACAGCTTCTATGTGGAACCAGAGAGCGACTGGTATCGACTGCGGTTGGGACTGTATCACGGCAATGCAGGGGACTCCCTCTCCTGGCACAGCAACAAGGCCTTTACCACTCTGGATCGAGACAAAGACAGCTATGGAG GTAACTGTGCTCATTATCAGAAGGGAGGCTGGTGGTATCACATGTGTGCTCACTCCAATCTGAATGGTGTGTGGTATCGTGGTGGACACTATCGAAGCCGGTACCAGGATGGCGTCTACTGGGCAGAGTTCCATGGAGGATCGTACTCCCTTAAACGGGTTTCCATGATGATCAAACCTAAATAA